A section of the Clostridium omnivorum genome encodes:
- a CDS encoding aldolase/citrate lyase family protein: protein MNPNKKRLRRTMMFLNAQKPSLMRDAFVYKPDSVIFDLEDAVAENQKDTARFSLYHTLKEVNYRGVERVVRINGLNTPYWEEDIRASVAGGCDCIRLPKCEYSKEILQVKAEIEKAEREFNRPVGSTLIMAAVESPRGIFNAVELCESTDRLMGIAIGAGDYMRTMGTKRHDDGQEMAFARGMVLNAAKLAGIQCFDTAYTELDKMDVFEREVKLIKQLGFDGKSIISPKQIEIVHRVFTPTEQEISQAERVVRAIEENAETGVGVFVLNGKMIDIAFLEGAQRTIALAKAAGVYEGDL from the coding sequence ATGAATCCTAACAAAAAACGTCTTAGAAGAACAATGATGTTTTTAAATGCTCAGAAGCCAAGTCTTATGAGAGATGCATTTGTATACAAGCCTGATTCAGTAATTTTTGACTTGGAAGATGCAGTTGCTGAAAATCAAAAGGATACAGCAAGATTTTCACTATATCACACCTTAAAGGAAGTAAATTACAGAGGGGTAGAAAGAGTTGTTAGAATAAATGGACTTAATACTCCTTACTGGGAAGAGGATATTAGGGCTTCTGTAGCAGGAGGATGTGATTGTATACGCCTTCCAAAATGCGAGTATTCAAAGGAAATATTACAGGTTAAAGCAGAGATTGAAAAGGCAGAAAGAGAATTTAATAGACCTGTAGGGTCAACGCTGATTATGGCTGCTGTTGAGTCACCAAGAGGCATATTTAATGCAGTAGAGCTTTGTGAATCAACGGACAGGCTTATGGGAATTGCCATAGGTGCAGGTGATTACATGAGAACTATGGGAACTAAAAGACATGATGATGGTCAGGAAATGGCATTTGCCAGAGGAATGGTTTTAAATGCTGCCAAACTAGCTGGAATTCAGTGCTTTGATACTGCTTATACAGAACTTGATAAAATGGATGTTTTTGAAAGGGAAGTAAAATTAATTAAGCAGTTAGGCTTTGATGGTAAATCTATTATAAGTCCAAAACAGATAGAAATTGTACATAGAGTGTTTACTCCTACAGAGCAAGAAATTTCACAAGCAGAAAGAGTTGTGAGAGCTATTGAGGAAAATGCAGAAACTGGTGTAGGTGTGTTTGTGCTGAATGGGAAGATGATCGACATAGCATTTCTAGAAGGAGCCCAGAGAACAATTGCACTTGCTAAAGCAGCCGGAGTATATGAGGGGGATTTATAA
- a CDS encoding GntR family transcriptional regulator — translation MNENQPLYQKLYNSIYDKIISGEYSDGEKLPTEKELAAQFDVSNITSKKALEMLADNGLIKRIPGKGSFVLKSTEDNKENVPKKGGHSPIIGVVLSDFTESYGTNLLSGIEEEASKNNCFIVPKRSYGNQELENDAINSLVDMGVDGIIVMPVHGEHYNPKILKLIMDGYPLVLMDCDLKGIPAAFVGTDNVDAAKVAADYLLKRGHRKISFISTPPKDTTTIEDRITGFILSHAEHGVKVDETIWETNLVSTLPGMDSEHNIENDCDKIKSLLLNNPDITCVFVTEYNLALLVMRALKSLNKTVPGDISILCFDGPYNNIGDYFFTHIRQKEKEIGGTSIQFVLKLIKNEEITEKTYLKAVLVDGQSVKSIKGR, via the coding sequence ATGAATGAGAATCAGCCATTGTATCAAAAACTATACAACTCTATATATGATAAAATTATAAGTGGAGAATATTCTGATGGAGAAAAGCTTCCCACAGAAAAAGAACTTGCTGCACAATTTGATGTTAGCAATATAACAAGTAAAAAGGCACTTGAAATGCTTGCTGATAATGGATTAATAAAGCGAATACCTGGAAAAGGTTCCTTTGTTTTAAAATCCACTGAGGATAATAAAGAAAATGTTCCGAAAAAAGGAGGACATTCTCCAATTATTGGTGTTGTTCTTTCTGATTTTACCGAGAGTTATGGAACAAATCTGCTGTCTGGAATAGAAGAAGAGGCATCTAAGAATAACTGCTTTATAGTACCAAAGCGTTCATATGGAAACCAGGAGTTAGAAAACGATGCAATAAATTCACTGGTAGATATGGGAGTTGACGGAATAATTGTGATGCCAGTTCATGGGGAACATTATAATCCTAAAATACTGAAGCTTATTATGGATGGATATCCACTTGTTCTAATGGATTGTGATTTGAAGGGTATTCCAGCAGCTTTTGTAGGGACTGATAATGTGGATGCTGCTAAAGTAGCTGCAGATTATCTCTTAAAGCGTGGACATAGAAAAATCAGCTTTATCTCTACCCCTCCTAAGGACACTACAACTATCGAGGATAGAATAACTGGTTTTATTCTAAGCCATGCAGAACATGGGGTTAAGGTTGATGAAACCATATGGGAAACTAATCTAGTCAGCACTTTGCCAGGGATGGATAGCGAACATAATATTGAAAATGATTGTGATAAAATTAAAAGCTTGCTTTTAAACAACCCAGATATTACTTGTGTATTTGTAACTGAGTACAACTTAGCTTTACTAGTAATGCGTGCATTAAAATCGCTTAATAAGACAGTACCAGGGGATATATCCATACTTTGTTTTGATGGACCATATAACAATATTGGAGATTATTTTTTTACACATATAAGGCAGAAGGAAAAGGAAATTGGCGGAACATCCATTCAGTTTGTACTTAAGCTCATAAAAAATGAGGAAATTACAGAGAAAACTTATCTTAAGGCGGTACTTGTTGATGGTCAATCAGTTAAATCAATTAAAGGTCGATAG
- the citF gene encoding citrate lyase subunit alpha, which yields MLNKVFREIPEELLVNDRKIFEGSINSDKVCNRNENGAYINSIADQKDKLLSSVREAIIKCGLKDGMTISFHHHFRDGDYIVNMVVEEIAKLGIKDITICASSLGDAHDPIGKYIEDGTITGIQTSGVRGKIGEAISTGKLKKIAIIRSHGGRVRAIEEGEVHIDVAFIGAPTSDSYGNARGVGGKSDCGVLSYSMVDAKYADKVVVITDFLVDYPNFPPSISAVDVNYVVVVDEIGDPKKIVSNVIRLTSDPRELMMADYCTRVMVNSPFFKDGFSFQTGGGGAALAVNLLLRPYLEDAGIKMSFALGGITKPMCDLLEDGFVKCLVNAQAFDAGSIESVKNNPNHFEISTSQYANPRNKGALVNKLDFVILGALEVDVNFNVNVVTGSNGILRGAPGGHPDTAAGSKCSIIVAPLVRSRIPTICDRVVTVTTPGEVVDVVVTDYGIAINPLRQDLIEALKDSKLPIYTIEELRDMAYEMCGKPDELEFEDKVVAILESRDGSILDVIRKPKVYEL from the coding sequence ATGCTTAATAAAGTTTTTAGAGAAATTCCTGAAGAATTATTAGTTAATGATAGAAAAATATTTGAAGGGTCAATTAATTCGGATAAAGTTTGCAATAGAAATGAAAATGGAGCTTACATAAATTCAATTGCAGATCAAAAGGATAAGCTTCTTTCATCTGTTAGAGAAGCAATTATAAAGTGCGGACTTAAGGATGGTATGACCATTTCCTTTCACCACCATTTCCGTGATGGAGATTATATAGTTAACATGGTAGTAGAAGAAATTGCAAAGCTTGGAATAAAGGATATTACTATTTGTGCTAGTTCCTTAGGAGATGCTCATGACCCTATTGGAAAGTATATAGAGGATGGCACTATAACAGGAATTCAAACCTCTGGAGTAAGAGGTAAAATAGGTGAGGCAATTTCTACAGGGAAGCTAAAAAAAATTGCAATCATAAGATCTCACGGCGGCAGAGTAAGAGCTATTGAAGAGGGAGAAGTCCATATAGATGTAGCATTTATAGGAGCACCTACTTCAGACTCTTATGGAAATGCTAGAGGAGTAGGTGGAAAGTCCGATTGTGGAGTGCTTTCTTATTCAATGGTTGATGCAAAATATGCAGACAAGGTGGTTGTAATAACGGACTTTTTAGTAGACTATCCTAATTTTCCACCAAGTATTTCAGCTGTAGATGTAAACTATGTAGTAGTTGTGGACGAAATCGGAGACCCAAAGAAGATTGTCAGCAATGTAATTCGTTTAACAAGCGATCCAAGAGAGCTTATGATGGCAGATTACTGTACTCGTGTAATGGTTAATTCGCCTTTCTTTAAGGATGGCTTTTCATTCCAGACAGGAGGAGGCGGTGCTGCTTTAGCTGTAAACTTGCTGCTTCGTCCATATCTTGAAGATGCAGGAATTAAAATGAGTTTTGCTCTTGGGGGCATAACCAAGCCGATGTGCGATCTTTTAGAAGATGGTTTTGTAAAATGTTTAGTAAATGCACAAGCATTTGATGCGGGGTCAATAGAATCTGTTAAAAATAATCCTAACCATTTTGAAATATCTACCTCTCAGTATGCTAATCCAAGAAATAAAGGAGCACTTGTTAATAAGCTTGATTTTGTTATATTAGGTGCATTAGAAGTAGATGTTAACTTTAATGTAAATGTAGTTACAGGTTCTAACGGTATTTTAAGAGGAGCGCCAGGAGGACATCCAGATACAGCTGCTGGCTCAAAATGTTCAATTATAGTAGCTCCTTTGGTAAGAAGCAGAATACCAACCATATGTGACAGGGTGGTAACTGTAACAACTCCAGGTGAGGTTGTGGATGTAGTAGTAACTGACTATGGTATAGCAATAAATCCTCTAAGACAGGACTTAATTGAAGCACTTAAAGATTCTAAGCTTCCTATATATACTATAGAGGAATTAAGGGATATGGCTTATGAAATGTGTGGAAAGCCTGATGAATTAGAGTTTGAGGATAAGGTTGTAGCAATACTGGAAAGCAGAGATGGTTCAATACTAGACGTTATAAGAAAACCAAAGGTTTATGAATTATAG
- the citD gene encoding citrate lyase acyl carrier protein yields MELKKVAIAGTFESSDVHVTVGPNDCSGIELSIKSSVLQQYGKQIKKVVLETLENLGVTDAAVSIVDNGALDCTIKARVEGAVYRSIDKYDSLPWGGAIK; encoded by the coding sequence ATGGAATTGAAAAAAGTTGCTATAGCTGGCACATTTGAATCCAGTGATGTTCATGTTACTGTTGGGCCTAATGATTGCAGCGGAATTGAGTTATCAATAAAGAGCAGCGTACTTCAGCAATATGGAAAACAGATTAAAAAGGTTGTGCTTGAAACACTTGAAAATTTAGGGGTGACAGATGCTGCAGTCAGTATAGTAGATAATGGCGCCTTAGATTGTACAATAAAAGCAAGAGTTGAGGGTGCAGTTTATCGTTCAATAGATAAATATGATAGCTTACCATGGGGAGGTGCGATAAAATAA
- a CDS encoding DivIVA domain-containing protein has product MSIVKIELIIDSFPKLKKEYEALVNQGYKISKYRLDTCLEDDISSDRLEIVLEDSKEVRILISQDKFHFLGGKFSEITKINLSFKSNVIHPNIKLNKECIQKKEFKKKLMGGYDCNEVDGFLDIIVEDYQYFEERIAETLGDDEKQK; this is encoded by the coding sequence GTGAGTATTGTAAAAATAGAACTGATAATTGACTCATTTCCAAAACTAAAAAAAGAATACGAAGCTCTTGTTAATCAAGGGTATAAGATTAGTAAATATAGATTAGATACTTGTTTGGAAGATGATATATCAAGCGATAGGTTAGAAATAGTTTTGGAGGACTCTAAAGAAGTTAGAATTCTAATTTCTCAAGATAAGTTTCATTTTTTAGGTGGAAAATTTAGTGAGATTACCAAAATAAATTTATCATTTAAATCTAATGTTATTCATCCCAATATCAAATTGAACAAAGAATGCATTCAGAAAAAAGAATTTAAAAAGAAGCTGATGGGAGGCTATGATTGTAACGAAGTAGATGGCTTTCTCGATATAATAGTGGAGGATTATCAATACTTTGAAGAGAGAATTGCTGAGACACTTGGAGATGATGAAAAGCAAAAATAG
- a CDS encoding GrpB family protein, which yields MKTKNVIVEDYNLQWKNEFERIKSELLTVLSGKINSIEHVGSTSVEGLAAKPIIDIDVVIDKNFEEVKKALESIGYIHEGDLGISGREAFGYNNKSHLMVHHLYVCNKDNEELFKHITFRDYLRQHKEERDRYSSIKKEMASKYPEDIDSYIEGKQPVILEIYKKCGLNR from the coding sequence ATGAAAACCAAAAATGTAATAGTAGAAGATTATAATCTCCAATGGAAAAATGAATTTGAACGTATAAAAAGTGAATTATTAACAGTTTTGTCTGGAAAAATTAATTCAATTGAACATGTCGGAAGCACCTCTGTTGAAGGATTAGCTGCGAAACCAATCATTGACATAGATGTTGTAATTGACAAAAATTTTGAAGAAGTAAAAAAAGCATTAGAGTCTATTGGATATATACATGAAGGAGACCTGGGCATATCTGGTAGGGAAGCATTTGGTTATAATAACAAGTCACATTTAATGGTACACCATTTATATGTATGCAATAAAGATAATGAAGAATTGTTTAAGCATATAACATTTAGAGATTATTTAAGACAACATAAAGAAGAGAGAGATAGGTATAGTTCAATAAAAAAAGAGATGGCTTCGAAATATCCAGAAGATATAGACTCGTATATCGAAGGAAAGCAACCTGTAATTTTAGAAATCTATAAGAAATGTGGTTTAAACAGATAA
- a CDS encoding glycoside hydrolase family 125 protein — protein sequence MQYVDDIAEKLDIRLKKTFRNCYLSTLATTTNLLEDGTTFVLTGDIPAMWLRDSSAQVKHYLPLVNKDPQIARVIEGLIKRQVMYIGVDPYANAFNKEPNDHGMKEDITLQNPWVWERKYEIDSLCYPIQLAYQYWKVSGVKEIFDEAFHNAMCTVIDLWRLEQYHGEKSHYSFQRKNCPATDTLQNEGKGTPVTFTGMTWSGFRPSDDACTYGYNIPSNMFAVVALKYMEEIAKLVYKDEKLAADASDLGKQIDEGILKYGIVENEQFGKIYAFETDGMGNYNLMDDANVPNLLSIPYLGYTTVDDEIYQNTRRFVLSKQNPFYYEGKYAKGLGSPHTPVGSIWHIGLTMQAITSADSQEINQLIEMIMQTDDGKQCMHESFNPDNPHDFTRSWFAWADSLFAELIIKVAGF from the coding sequence ATGCAATATGTGGATGATATTGCTGAAAAACTAGACATAAGACTTAAGAAAACGTTTCGAAATTGCTATCTTAGCACACTTGCAACTACAACAAATCTTTTAGAAGATGGGACAACCTTTGTTTTAACTGGGGATATTCCTGCTATGTGGTTAAGGGATTCATCGGCTCAAGTAAAGCACTATTTACCATTAGTTAATAAAGATCCACAAATTGCTCGAGTTATTGAAGGCTTGATCAAGCGACAAGTTATGTATATAGGAGTTGATCCTTATGCTAATGCTTTCAATAAAGAGCCAAATGATCACGGAATGAAAGAGGATATAACTCTTCAGAATCCTTGGGTATGGGAAAGAAAGTATGAGATTGATTCGCTTTGCTACCCTATTCAGCTTGCTTATCAATATTGGAAGGTTAGCGGTGTCAAAGAAATCTTTGATGAGGCATTTCATAATGCTATGTGTACTGTAATCGATTTGTGGAGGCTTGAACAGTACCACGGTGAAAAATCACATTATAGCTTTCAAAGAAAAAACTGTCCAGCTACAGATACGCTGCAAAATGAAGGAAAAGGAACACCAGTTACTTTTACTGGAATGACTTGGTCTGGATTTCGACCTAGTGATGATGCTTGTACATATGGATATAATATTCCTTCAAATATGTTTGCTGTAGTTGCTCTTAAATACATGGAAGAAATAGCAAAATTGGTTTATAAGGATGAAAAACTTGCTGCTGATGCTTCAGATTTAGGAAAACAAATTGATGAAGGAATTCTTAAATATGGAATTGTTGAAAATGAACAATTTGGAAAAATATATGCTTTTGAAACAGATGGTATGGGAAATTATAATTTAATGGATGATGCCAATGTGCCAAATCTTCTTTCTATTCCATATTTAGGATATACAACAGTAGATGATGAAATATATCAAAACACTCGCAGGTTTGTTTTGAGTAAGCAAAACCCATTTTATTATGAAGGAAAATATGCTAAGGGACTAGGAAGCCCCCATACTCCTGTTGGAAGCATATGGCATATTGGTTTAACTATGCAGGCAATAACATCAGCTGATTCCCAGGAAATAAATCAGCTAATTGAAATGATTATGCAAACTGATGATGGAAAGCAATGCATGCATGAAAGTTTTAATCCTGATAACCCTCATGATTTTACAAGAAGCTGGTTTGCTTGGGCAGATTCACTTTTTGCAGAACTGATTATAAAAGTTGCAGGGTTTTAA
- a CDS encoding CPBP family intramembrane glutamic endopeptidase, with protein MGMSVLLKAFIFLPLLFLCKKDKRIYVLLFILISSLNEIGLKVGKLYLNLSSHLHYNWSGKILSIIISITFIIILKRFLVPISYSDPKISVGHKIKAKRAMIFSYGILLLVIVIFYILNYKQQFDMEQLLFQLTMPGMDEELCYRGIYLALLNIAFIKRYQFLDAKFGVGLIIVSIQFGLGHALSVSSSMGISFDMFYFFWSGAVGFCIGLIAESTGSLILPIVSHNGFNVINFLVRALR; from the coding sequence ATGGGTATGAGTGTATTGCTAAAAGCATTTATATTTTTACCATTATTGTTTTTGTGTAAGAAAGATAAAAGGATTTATGTTTTACTTTTTATATTAATATCTAGCTTAAATGAAATTGGACTAAAAGTTGGAAAATTATATTTAAACCTTAGCTCACATCTTCATTATAATTGGAGTGGAAAAATTCTATCTATTATAATTTCTATAACATTTATAATAATTCTCAAAAGATTTCTAGTTCCAATATCATATAGTGATCCTAAAATATCAGTGGGGCATAAGATTAAGGCCAAGAGAGCTATGATTTTTTCTTATGGTATTCTTCTACTGGTCATAGTAATTTTTTATATTTTAAATTACAAACAGCAATTTGATATGGAACAATTACTTTTTCAACTAACAATGCCAGGAATGGATGAGGAATTATGCTATAGAGGAATATATTTAGCGCTATTAAATATTGCATTTATAAAAAGATATCAGTTTCTTGATGCTAAATTTGGAGTGGGTTTAATAATAGTTTCAATTCAGTTTGGATTAGGTCATGCATTATCTGTTAGTTCAAGTATGGGTATTTCATTTGATATGTTTTATTTTTTCTGGTCTGGAGCAGTAGGTTTTTGTATTGGCTTAATAGCAGAATCAACTGGTAGCTTGATTTTACCAATCGTATCTCATAACGGTTTCAATGTGATAAACTTTTTAGTAAGGGCACTTAGATAA
- a CDS encoding endonuclease/exonuclease/phosphatase family protein, with protein MRIATYNIWNNDILFEERIEEICKAIKEVNADIICLQEVRNEEFRNITEVIANGANYPFLVFRCYPDCPDEGLAILSKYPFSHTAAIWEINTEISNYCAIRAKINYEGILIGITNVHLNWRSEEIRKEQLIAVSNWIAMDKDSAEYEIICGDFNDVPQSSIHDFLKDCGWQDVVELNSKKDASNYATFDLLNNYYLKEDIRVKERLRFDWIMINTFNKCEQLLFEDMDIFGNNPSVFKIMPSDHYGLYIDIK; from the coding sequence ATGAGAATAGCTACTTATAATATTTGGAATAACGATATATTATTTGAAGAAAGAATAGAAGAGATTTGTAAAGCTATTAAGGAAGTTAATGCTGATATAATTTGTTTGCAGGAAGTAAGAAATGAAGAATTCAGAAATATTACTGAGGTTATTGCTAATGGAGCAAATTATCCGTTCTTGGTATTTAGGTGCTATCCTGATTGTCCTGATGAGGGATTAGCTATTTTAAGTAAGTATCCTTTTAGCCATACCGCTGCTATTTGGGAAATAAATACTGAAATATCAAACTACTGTGCTATTCGGGCAAAGATTAATTATGAAGGTATTCTTATAGGAATAACAAATGTTCATTTAAACTGGAGAAGTGAAGAGATTAGAAAGGAACAATTAATTGCAGTAAGTAATTGGATTGCAATGGACAAAGACAGTGCAGAATATGAAATTATTTGTGGAGATTTTAATGATGTACCACAGAGTAGTATTCATGATTTTTTAAAAGATTGCGGTTGGCAAGATGTTGTAGAACTTAATAGTAAAAAAGATGCAAGTAATTATGCTACCTTCGACTTGTTAAATAACTATTATTTGAAGGAGGATATAAGGGTAAAAGAGAGGTTAAGATTTGATTGGATAATGATAAATACATTTAATAAATGTGAACAGTTACTCTTCGAAGATATGGACATATTCGGAAACAATCCATCGGTATTTAAAATTATGCCAAGTGATCATTATGGACTTTATATAGATATAAAGTAA
- a CDS encoding extracellular solute-binding protein, whose translation MSKKFLKRISLLVLGATIITSTLVGCTSSGSKSANSGSSSDQITLKFTYRDDGSDTYKKWIEEVNKKYNNPKVKVVAAPITASEGDYFTKISLALKSGVNCPDIVTEDTFMLNSDASAGYLDDLTDKLNSWDDWKNQFSDPLKKGVTAQDGKVYAVPYSTDSRGLWYNKEVFKKAGLPENWQPKNWDEVLQACQTIKEKCPDVVPFWMNSGKATGEATSMQTYEMLLYGASGTLYDSSSKKWVVNSNEMTDALNFVDTIYKKGYGPSLSLVLNGEAGNTFARKYMPTGKVGIGLDGYWTSGNWAKGGPAEWADYTNKVGFAPFPTSKGQEPGTITMAGGWSLAIPKQGKNKEAAMEFVKFAMNKENMLSIDKASGFLTTRKDVAEDKDFMAIPFNQQANDMLKNAQFRPAVDKYPSVSTEIQAMVESVAAGTKPADAIAKYSQNVTRIVGSDKVTSK comes from the coding sequence TTGAGTAAAAAATTTTTGAAAAGGATTTCGTTGCTAGTATTAGGTGCAACAATAATCACAAGTACATTAGTAGGATGTACAAGCTCTGGCAGTAAGAGTGCTAACTCTGGTTCATCATCAGATCAAATAACACTTAAGTTTACTTACAGAGATGATGGTTCAGACACTTACAAAAAATGGATTGAAGAAGTTAATAAAAAGTATAACAATCCTAAAGTAAAGGTTGTAGCTGCACCAATTACTGCATCTGAGGGGGATTACTTTACTAAAATTTCTTTAGCATTAAAATCAGGTGTTAACTGCCCTGATATAGTAACTGAAGATACTTTTATGTTAAATTCTGATGCAAGTGCAGGATACCTAGATGACCTTACTGATAAGTTAAACAGTTGGGATGACTGGAAGAACCAATTTAGTGATCCACTAAAGAAAGGTGTTACAGCTCAAGATGGAAAGGTTTATGCTGTACCATATAGCACAGACTCCAGAGGCCTTTGGTACAATAAGGAAGTGTTCAAAAAAGCAGGATTACCTGAAAATTGGCAGCCAAAGAACTGGGATGAAGTATTACAAGCTTGTCAAACAATTAAAGAAAAATGTCCTGATGTAGTTCCATTCTGGATGAATTCTGGAAAGGCTACTGGAGAAGCAACAAGTATGCAGACTTATGAAATGCTTTTATATGGAGCAAGCGGCACACTATATGACTCAAGCAGCAAAAAATGGGTTGTAAATAGCAATGAAATGACAGATGCACTTAACTTTGTAGACACTATTTACAAAAAAGGATATGGCCCATCACTTTCTCTAGTTCTAAACGGAGAAGCAGGAAATACTTTTGCACGTAAATATATGCCTACTGGTAAGGTTGGTATTGGTTTAGATGGTTATTGGACTTCAGGTAACTGGGCTAAGGGTGGTCCTGCAGAATGGGCTGACTACACTAATAAAGTTGGATTCGCACCTTTCCCAACAAGTAAGGGACAAGAACCAGGTACTATAACTATGGCTGGTGGATGGTCACTTGCTATTCCAAAGCAAGGTAAGAACAAAGAAGCAGCTATGGAATTCGTTAAATTTGCTATGAATAAAGAAAATATGCTTTCTATTGATAAAGCTTCAGGTTTCTTAACTACTCGTAAAGACGTTGCTGAAGATAAGGACTTTATGGCTATACCATTTAATCAACAAGCTAATGATATGCTAAAAAATGCACAATTTAGACCAGCAGTAGATAAATATCCTTCAGTTTCAACTGAAATTCAAGCAATGGTTGAGTCAGTAGCAGCAGGTACAAAGCCAGCTGATGCTATAGCAAAATATTCACAAAATGTAACTAGAATTGTTGGTAGTGACAAAGTAACTAGTAAATAA
- a CDS encoding NUDIX hydrolase: MNFPTHIVSVGGLVENDDGKILMVKDPVRGWEIPGGQVEVGETITDAFRREVKEETGIDIEVGNLISVSSNIGIGIQYDGISPIHTIVTFGLNAKAISGELTTSEETIEVRWVDRNQVIDLIDADFTKDRTRYMLNFDGRITYFIFSRNPYVVHGVQYI; the protein is encoded by the coding sequence ATGAATTTTCCAACGCATATAGTTAGTGTGGGTGGTTTAGTAGAGAATGACGATGGTAAAATACTCATGGTTAAAGACCCTGTAAGAGGATGGGAAATACCTGGAGGACAAGTAGAAGTTGGAGAAACTATAACTGATGCTTTTAGAAGAGAAGTCAAAGAAGAAACTGGAATAGATATAGAGGTCGGAAATTTAATCTCAGTGAGTTCCAATATTGGAATTGGAATTCAATACGATGGAATTAGTCCAATCCATACCATAGTAACATTTGGATTAAATGCTAAAGCAATTTCAGGTGAATTAACAACTAGTGAAGAAACCATTGAAGTAAGATGGGTAGATAGAAATCAAGTAATAGACCTAATTGATGCAGATTTTACAAAGGATAGGACAAGATATATGCTGAATTTTGATGGAAGAATTACATACTTTATATTTTCTCGTAATCCATACGTTGTTCATGGAGTGCAATATATCTAA
- a CDS encoding GNAT family N-acetyltransferase, translating to MDKRVLESERLLLKPLSYKELSYISDNDIERIENLIDPEAIFDFVKIAISKKLVKMKNVDEKSHEWYTYWLIIDKSNQKGVGFIGFKGVPDENGFSEVGYSIASSCRRNGYMTQALSMLINWAANFENCKGITATKVLKGNIGSNNVLKNCKFKLISSTSEVNNYILEF from the coding sequence TTGGATAAAAGAGTATTAGAATCAGAAAGATTATTATTAAAGCCATTATCCTATAAGGAACTGTCATATATTAGTGATAATGACATAGAAAGAATTGAAAATTTAATTGATCCTGAGGCTATATTTGATTTTGTCAAAATAGCAATATCAAAGAAATTAGTAAAAATGAAAAATGTTGATGAAAAAAGTCATGAATGGTATACCTATTGGTTGATAATAGATAAGTCTAATCAAAAAGGTGTGGGTTTTATAGGTTTTAAGGGAGTTCCTGATGAAAATGGCTTTTCAGAGGTTGGATATAGTATAGCATCTAGTTGTAGAAGAAATGGATATATGACCCAAGCATTATCAATGCTAATAAATTGGGCAGCGAATTTTGAAAATTGTAAAGGCATTACAGCAACAAAAGTGTTAAAAGGCAACATAGGATCAAATAATGTATTAAAAAACTGTAAGTTTAAATTGATTAGTTCTACAAGCGAAGTAAATAATTATATTCTTGAATTTTAA